Proteins from one Leptospira fletcheri genomic window:
- the gntD gene encoding guanitoxin biosynthesis L-enduracididine beta-hydroxylase GntD — translation MDNTLEKESMNFIEITPRHNSISYAPELGDSEVEQAVALIEKVAKKYPNAQSLEFLKAAPLLAQELPHSLRNYVHEVRLREKPAAFVIRALKIIGKTSVPTPRDWKDVTHPSSTHKAEIFLALVASLLGDVFGWTTQQDGRFVHDVLPMKGLENEQVGWSSLTQLSWHTEDAFHEERADYLALLCLRNVDKVATMLCSVTDLDLPPEIEKILWQERFVIRPDQSHTAKHNSLEAGAFKKIEEMSRNPKPVSLLFGNPKKPYLRIDPDYMEAMPGDDEAAHALATVIENINSHISDLVLHEGDLCIIDNLQVVHGRRSFVPRFDGQDRWLKRVNVKRDLRQSAESLDVGLRLMQTLPQKIEKKNAVAREIDLIEAVQPIRGLALAACLQHFFFCGIFDLLANSPEKKFDLDALASELGFERDRLEGLLRFLRNEGFIEGLEAKIRLTPKAHKWSMFRSWYEMMVGGYAQTFLSIDDALPKGSPPAPRNAELVGIGSCGISMHDSIPIVMRLLATLKKKPELVIDLGCGSGSYLTEICKKYPDAKAIGIEPDLGGCIAAEKHVSESGMAEKIQIVQADAIEYIKKMETPPDVILLCFVIHEVLGQSGEERVMEMLQSAMNGGPDQRLIIIDIDYRIDEPSTMNHKLAEGYYNAYFLVHPFTSQKLESETYWDRLFEKCGFEIEAKLTTDQSIDSTNIELGWLLKRKV, via the coding sequence ATGGACAATACGTTAGAAAAGGAATCGATGAATTTCATCGAAATCACTCCCCGGCATAATTCGATTTCCTACGCCCCCGAATTGGGGGACTCGGAAGTGGAACAAGCCGTGGCTTTGATCGAAAAAGTGGCGAAAAAGTATCCGAACGCCCAATCCCTGGAATTTCTGAAAGCGGCGCCTTTGCTCGCTCAGGAGTTGCCGCATTCGCTTCGCAATTACGTTCACGAAGTTCGACTGAGGGAGAAACCGGCGGCGTTCGTGATCCGTGCCCTCAAAATTATCGGAAAAACATCCGTACCGACTCCGCGGGATTGGAAGGACGTTACTCATCCTTCCTCGACCCACAAGGCGGAGATCTTCCTGGCCTTGGTCGCTTCCTTGCTGGGAGACGTTTTCGGTTGGACTACTCAGCAGGATGGTAGATTCGTCCATGACGTCCTTCCGATGAAAGGCCTGGAAAACGAGCAGGTAGGTTGGAGCAGTTTGACCCAACTGAGCTGGCATACGGAAGACGCGTTTCACGAGGAAAGAGCGGACTATCTTGCACTGCTTTGCCTTAGGAATGTGGACAAAGTCGCCACCATGCTCTGTTCAGTAACTGATCTGGATCTGCCGCCCGAGATCGAAAAGATCTTATGGCAGGAAAGGTTCGTGATCCGACCCGACCAATCCCATACGGCCAAACACAATTCTCTTGAGGCCGGGGCTTTCAAAAAAATAGAAGAGATGTCCAGGAATCCGAAACCCGTCTCGCTTCTTTTCGGAAATCCGAAGAAACCGTATCTCCGGATCGATCCGGATTATATGGAAGCCATGCCCGGAGACGATGAAGCGGCTCATGCATTGGCTACGGTTATCGAAAACATCAATTCGCATATCTCCGATTTGGTTCTACACGAGGGAGATCTTTGCATCATCGATAATCTTCAAGTCGTTCACGGGAGAAGGTCCTTTGTCCCGAGATTCGACGGCCAGGATAGATGGCTAAAAAGAGTGAACGTAAAACGGGATCTCCGGCAATCCGCCGAGTCCTTGGATGTGGGGCTGAGATTGATGCAAACGCTTCCGCAAAAGATAGAAAAGAAAAACGCCGTTGCTAGAGAAATCGATCTGATCGAAGCCGTCCAACCGATACGCGGATTGGCCCTGGCGGCGTGCTTGCAGCATTTCTTTTTCTGCGGGATTTTCGATCTGCTGGCAAATTCCCCCGAAAAGAAATTCGATCTGGACGCACTCGCTTCCGAACTCGGTTTCGAACGGGATCGACTGGAAGGCTTGCTTCGATTCCTGAGGAACGAAGGTTTTATCGAGGGTTTGGAAGCAAAAATCAGGCTCACTCCCAAGGCACATAAGTGGTCCATGTTTCGTTCCTGGTACGAGATGATGGTCGGGGGATACGCGCAGACTTTCCTTTCCATCGACGATGCGCTTCCTAAAGGAAGCCCTCCCGCTCCGCGTAACGCCGAATTGGTGGGAATCGGGAGCTGCGGGATCAGTATGCACGATTCCATTCCGATCGTAATGCGACTTTTGGCGACCCTGAAAAAGAAGCCCGAGCTCGTCATAGATCTGGGATGCGGAAGCGGTTCTTATCTCACGGAGATTTGCAAGAAGTATCCGGATGCCAAGGCGATCGGGATAGAGCCGGACCTGGGCGGGTGCATAGCGGCGGAAAAGCACGTCTCCGAATCCGGCATGGCCGAAAAGATCCAGATCGTGCAGGCGGACGCGATCGAGTATATCAAGAAAATGGAAACTCCTCCGGACGTGATCCTTCTCTGTTTCGTAATCCATGAAGTCCTAGGACAATCGGGAGAGGAACGCGTGATGGAAATGCTCCAATCCGCGATGAACGGAGGACCGGACCAAAGGCTGATCATCATCGATATCGATTATCGCATCGACGAGCCTTCCACCATGAACCACAAACTGGCAGAGGGATATTATAACGCGTACTTTCTGGTGCACCCTTTTACCAGCCAGAAACTGGAAAGCGAAACGTATTGGGATCGCCTCTTCGAGAAGTGTGGATTCGAAATCGAAGCGAAGCTAACGACGGATCAGTCCATAGATTCCACAAATATAGAGCTCGGATGGCTCTTAAAACGGAAAGTATGA
- a CDS encoding phosphopantetheine-binding protein codes for MNETSLMDLRQEIGELVSRVIREGNGREVLVPQDVRLVQQGYLDSISFVNLILIIQEKYNIYIDISDLREDNFGSVSEISNFVLMSKRSQEDPTGKGRFGDN; via the coding sequence ATGAACGAAACGAGCTTAATGGATTTAAGGCAGGAGATAGGAGAACTTGTAAGTCGGGTAATCCGAGAGGGAAACGGAAGAGAGGTTTTGGTGCCGCAGGATGTTCGTCTGGTCCAACAGGGATATTTGGATTCGATATCTTTCGTGAATTTAATTCTGATTATACAAGAGAAATATAATATTTATATAGATATATCGGACTTGCGGGAGGATAATTTCGGATCCGTGTCGGAAATTTCGAACTTCGTCCTAATGTCCAAAAGATCGCAGGAAGATCCGACAGGCAAAGGCCGGTTCGGAGATAATTAA